The Bacteroides ovatus genomic interval AATTAGCTGCGGCCTCAAATAAATTGAAAAATAGTAGCCCCCAGAATGCTATATTAAAAAGACAATACTTCATAGATAAGTTTTGCGCAAAATTCGATAAAAAACGAGTTTGTATCAATCGCTATAAATAGTTATTTTGGCAAATCCTGATACCTATAACTAGTGACTCGTTACCTACGAATAGGTATTTTCCCTCTAATTGCAGCTTGGAGAATAAAAAACCGGCTTGCATTGCGATTACTATCACATTGCAAACCGGTTGATTTATTTGGCTTATCTATCATTGACCGGATATTATATCCAGTCTATTGTATTAGATATTTTTTACTTTAATCAGATATTCGGCAATCTGCACAGCATTCAGTGCAGCGCCTTTCTTGATCTGGTCACCTACAATCCAGAAAGTCAATCCGTTTTCGTTTGTCAGGTCTTTGCGGATACGGCCTACGTATACCGGATCTTTACCTGCCAGGAACAGCGGCATCGGGTATTCTTTTTCGGCAGGATTGTCCTGCAGAACCAGACCTTCACCGTTAGCGAATGCTTCACGAGCCTCTTCTACGGAAATCGGACGTTCAGTTTCTACCCAAATACTTTCAGAGTGAGCACGTAATGCAGGAACACGTACGCAAGTTGCGCTAACTTTTACGTCAGAATGCATGATCTTGCGTGTTTCATTATACATCTTCATCTCTTCTTTCGTATAACCGTTTTCTGTAAACACGTCGATCTGCGGAATCAGGTTGAAAGCCAACTGATAGGCAAACTTCTCTACAGTCACAGGTTCGTTTGCCAATACCTGACGATATTGTTCGTACAATTCGTCCATGGCAGCGGCACCCGCACCACTTGCTGCCTGATAGGTAGACACGTGCACGGTTTTTATATGAGAAAGCTTTTCGATGGCTTTCAGTGCAACTACCATCTGGATAGTCGTACAATTAGGGTTGGCGATAACGCCGCGCGGACGTTCCAATGCATCCTCTGCATTTACTTCAGGCACCACCAAAGGCACATCGGCATCCATACGGAAAGCGCTGGAGTTGTCGATCATCACAGCACCATACTTGGTAATTGTTTTCTCGAACTCCTTAGATGTTCCTGCACCGGCAGAAGTGAAAGCAATGTCTACCCCTTTAAAGTCATCGTTGTGTTGTAAGAGTTTCACCTCGATCTGTTTACCGCGGAAAGTATATGTTGTTCCGGCACTACGTTTAGAACCGAACAAAACTAACTCGTCCATCGGGAAGTTTCTCTCATCGAGCACGCGCAGGAACTCTTGTCCTACGGCTCCGCTTACGCCAACAATAGCTACTTTCATCTTTTTCTTTTGTTAAATTGTGAATATTGAATTTCTCTCCTTATCCTGTCGAATAGAAAAGATTTGGCTGCAAAATTATAACAATTTAGCATATAAACATCGATTTTGAGAGAAATATTTCAGTTTTTCGGCGGATTACTCATGCTTCCGTATAGTTGGACGTGGTTATTGGAGTGAAATGACCATTAGACATTCATTGGATTCTGCAAACTTTTTTGTTCCTTTGCAGAAAATTCCTAAAAAACACAGCCTATGAACCTGTTTGATCTCAATTTAACGCTGCCGATTTCTGATCCGACCTGGGTGTTCTTTTTGGTACTAATTATCATTCTTTTTGCTCCGATGATTTTGGGGCGTCTCCATATACCTCATATTATAGGCATGATTCTGGCGGGTGTGCTGATTGGCGAACACGGTTTTCATGTGCTCGACCGCGACAGTAGTTTTGAACTGTTTGGTAAAGTAGGACTCTATTACATCATGTTCCTTGCCGGTCTTGAGATGGATATGGAGGACTTTAAGAAGAACCGGACGAAAAGTTTCGTGTTCGGCTGGCTCACTTTTCTGATTCCTATGGCGTTGGGAATATGGAGTAGTATGAGTATGCTGGGATATGGTTTTCTCACGGCGGTGCTGTTGGCAAGTATGTATGCTTCCCATACCTTAATTGCTTATCCTATTATTAGCCGTTACGGATTGTCTCGTTTGCGCAGTGTCAATATCACCATTGGTGGTACTGCTGTCACCGTCACCCTTGCTTTGATTATTCTTGCCGTCATAGGAGGCATGTTTAAGGGGACTGTCGATGGCTGGTTCTGGGTATTTCTTGTGGCAAAAGTGGCTTTCCTCGGATTCCTGATTGTATTCTTTTTCCCCCGTATCGGACGCTGGTTCTTCCGGAAGTACGATGACAGCGTGATGCAGTTTGTGTTTGTGCTGGCGATGGTTTTCCTCGGAGGAGGATTGATGGAATTTGTAGGAATGGAAGGAATCTTAGGAGCTTTCCTGGCGGGCTTGGTATTGAATCGCCTGATTCCTCATGTATCTCCTTTGATGAACCGGTTGGAATTTGTGGGAAATGCACTGTTTATTCCCTATTTTCTGATTGGTGTCGGAATGATTATTGATGTAAGAAGCCTGTTTACCGGAGGTGAAGCATTGAAAGTGGCTATTGTGATGACAGTGGTGGCAACCTTTAGTAAATGGCTGGCTGCCTGGATCACACAAAAGATCTATCGGATGCAGTCGAATGAACGGAGCATGATATTCGGTTTAAGTAATGCGCAGGCCGCAGCTACACTGGCAGCAGTGTTGATCGGTCATGAAATCATTATGGAGAATGGAGAACGGTTGCTGAATGATGATGTATTGAACGGTACGGTAGTGATGATACTTTTCACTTGTGTCATCAGTTCTTTGGTAACCGAACGTTCGGCACGTCGTTTTGCTCTGGATGAAAATGTGCAGGCGGAAGAAGAAGCTAAGAAAGTAAATACGGAACAAATCTTGATTCCGGTGGCTAACCCGGAGACGATTGAAGATTTGATTAATCTGGCTTTAGTAATAAAGGATGCTAAGCAGAAAAATGCATTGGTGGCATTGAACGTTATCAATGACAATAATAGTTCGGAGAAGAAAGAGCAGCAGGGTAAACGTAATCTGGAGAAGGCGGCTATGATTGCCGCTGCCGCTGATGTGCCTGTTACGATGGTGAGTCGCTATGACTTGAATATTGCTTCGGGGATTATCCATACAATCAAGGAGTATGAAGCTACGGATATTGTGATCGGTCTGCACCGGAAAGCAAATATTGTCGACTCTTTCTTCGGACATCTGGCCGAAAGTCTGTTGAAAGGTACGCATCGTGAAGTGATGATTGCCAAATTCCTGATGCCTGTTAATACCCTGCGTCGAATCAATATTGCCGTTCCGCCAAAGGCTGAATATGAATCGGGATTCTCTAAATGGGTGGAACACTTCTGCCGTATGGGAAGTATCCTGGGCTGTCGGGTGCATTTTTTTGCCAATGAGCGTACATTGATGCGTGTTCAGCAACTTGTGAAAAAGCGACATGCAGGTACTCCGACGGAATTCTCCATATTGGAGGAGTGGGAGGATCTCTTGCTGTTGACAGGGCAGGTGAATTATGACCATTTATTGGTAGTTATCTCTGCCCGTCGCGGATCTATCTCTTATGATCCCTCTTTTGAACGTCTCCCGGCACAATTAGGAAAATATTTCTCTAATAATAGTTTGATAATCCTGTATCCCGACCAGTTTGGCGAACCGCAGGAAATTGTGTCATTCTCCGATCCTCGTGGACATAATGAGTCTCAACATTATGAGAAGGTCGGCAAATGGTTCTATAAATGGTTAAAGAAAAACTAATGGAAAGATACGACTGGCAACAGAGAACGGAACTCCTGTTAGGAGAGGAAAAGATGGAACGCATC includes:
- a CDS encoding aspartate-semialdehyde dehydrogenase; this translates as MKVAIVGVSGAVGQEFLRVLDERNFPMDELVLFGSKRSAGTTYTFRGKQIEVKLLQHNDDFKGVDIAFTSAGAGTSKEFEKTITKYGAVMIDNSSAFRMDADVPLVVPEVNAEDALERPRGVIANPNCTTIQMVVALKAIEKLSHIKTVHVSTYQAASGAGAAAMDELYEQYRQVLANEPVTVEKFAYQLAFNLIPQIDVFTENGYTKEEMKMYNETRKIMHSDVKVSATCVRVPALRAHSESIWVETERPISVEEAREAFANGEGLVLQDNPAEKEYPMPLFLAGKDPVYVGRIRKDLTNENGLTFWIVGDQIKKGAALNAVQIAEYLIKVKNI
- a CDS encoding cation:proton antiporter; this translates as MNLFDLNLTLPISDPTWVFFLVLIIILFAPMILGRLHIPHIIGMILAGVLIGEHGFHVLDRDSSFELFGKVGLYYIMFLAGLEMDMEDFKKNRTKSFVFGWLTFLIPMALGIWSSMSMLGYGFLTAVLLASMYASHTLIAYPIISRYGLSRLRSVNITIGGTAVTVTLALIILAVIGGMFKGTVDGWFWVFLVAKVAFLGFLIVFFFPRIGRWFFRKYDDSVMQFVFVLAMVFLGGGLMEFVGMEGILGAFLAGLVLNRLIPHVSPLMNRLEFVGNALFIPYFLIGVGMIIDVRSLFTGGEALKVAIVMTVVATFSKWLAAWITQKIYRMQSNERSMIFGLSNAQAAATLAAVLIGHEIIMENGERLLNDDVLNGTVVMILFTCVISSLVTERSARRFALDENVQAEEEAKKVNTEQILIPVANPETIEDLINLALVIKDAKQKNALVALNVINDNNSSEKKEQQGKRNLEKAAMIAAAADVPVTMVSRYDLNIASGIIHTIKEYEATDIVIGLHRKANIVDSFFGHLAESLLKGTHREVMIAKFLMPVNTLRRINIAVPPKAEYESGFSKWVEHFCRMGSILGCRVHFFANERTLMRVQQLVKKRHAGTPTEFSILEEWEDLLLLTGQVNYDHLLVVISARRGSISYDPSFERLPAQLGKYFSNNSLIILYPDQFGEPQEIVSFSDPRGHNESQHYEKVGKWFYKWLKKN